CGCGGCGATCGATCCGAGGGTTTTCCCCAGCCACTCCCGGTGGTCGTACCCGACGGTCGTGATGACCGACACCGCCGGGCGGCACGCGCTGGTCGCGTCCCATCGTCCGCCGAGCCCCGCCTCCATGACCACGATCCCGACGCCCTTGCGCCGGAACCAGTCGGAGGCGGACCAAGTCATCTTCTCGAACCAGGTCAGCGGATCCCCGGCGGGAGAGAGACGCTCCGCACCGCGAAAACCGTCACGAAGCGCGCGGGGGGAGATCATTTTCCCGTCGACGCGGATCCGCTCTTCCGGCGCGACAAGGTGCGGGGAAGTGTACAGGCCGATGGGGCCCAGCGGCAAACGACGCAGGACGTCGTACGCGAAAGAGGCGGTGGACCCCTTGCCGTTGGTCCCCGCGACGTGGAGGGTACGGAACGCCTTCTCCGGGTGCCCCGACCGGGAAAACGCCGACACGATCCGGGACAGTCCGGGGCGGACGATTTCCGGGCCGGAAGGTCCGCGTCCGCCGATCATCGATCCCCGGAACCCGACAGGTACCGCAGGATCGTCGAGAGCGTCGCCTTGAGCCGGCTGCGCTCCACGATCATGTCCAACATCCCGTGTTCGAGGAGAAACTCGGCCCGCTGGAACCCCGCCGGCAGTTTCTGCTGGATCGTCTGCTCGATCACCCGCGGCCCCGCGAACCCGACCAGCGCCCCCGGCTCGGAGATGATGACGTCCCCCAGCATCGCGAAACTCGCCGCCACCCCGCCGGTGGTCGGATCGGTCAGCACGCTGATGAAGGGAAGGCATGCGTCGGAGAGACGCGCGAGCGCCGCGCTCGTCTTGGCCATCTGCATCAGCGAGAGGGTCCCCTCCTGCATGCGCGCCCCTCCGGAAGCGCTGAAGATGATGAGGGGGAGGCGGGATTCGAGGGCGACCTCGGCCGTGATGGCGATCTTCTCCCCGACGACGCTTCCCATTGAGCCGCCCTGGAACTCGAAATCGAGCACCGCCAGGGCCACCTCGACCCCCTGGATCTTCCCCGTCCCCGTGATGACCGCTTCCTTGCGCCCCGTCTTCTTCTTCGCCTCTTTCAGCCGGTCGACGTACTTCTTCGTGTCCGTGAAGTTCAGGACGTCGACCGACTCCATCTCCTCGCCGAACTCGACGAAGGTCCCCTCGTCGATCACGGCGCGGATCCGCTCCCGTGCGGGGATCCGGAAGTGGTAGACGCATTTGGGGCAGACGTTCAGGTTCCGTTCCACCTCGGGCTTGTAGATGATCTCGAGGCAGGCGTCGCACTTGATCCACATCCCCTCGGGGATCTTGATCTTCCTGTCGCCTTCGTCCTTTTTCCGGAAGAGTCGAATCGCCATGGCCATGTCACCTCAGTGCCTTTTTGAGGGATCGAACGAACCGGGAAAGCTCCGCGGGCCCCCGGGGACCGCGGCCGTTCCTTTCGACGATCTTGACGCAGGCGCTCCCGACGACCGCCGCGTCGGCGTGCCGGGTGGCGGCCGCCGCCATCGCCGGCGAGGAGATGCCGAATCCGACGGCCACCGGGAGGCGCGTCGTCTTCGCGACCTTCCTGGTCCACGCCGCAACCGAAGGAGGAAGGGTTTTCCGCACCCCGGTGACCCCGGTCACCGAAATCAGGTACAGGAACCCGGAGCCCTCGCGGTCTACCGCGCGGACCCGCGCCATCCCGCTCGTGGGGGCGGCCAGAGGGATCCAGTCGAGCCCCGCCTTCCGGATCGCCGGCAGCGCCTCTCCCCTCTCCTCGAACGGCAGGTCGACCACCAGGAACCCGTCGACCCCAGCCTCCCGCGCATCTTCGCACAGGGAGGACCAGCCGTACCGGTGAAACGGGTTGTAATATCCGAAGAGCACGACCGGCGTGGCGTGCGTGCCGCGGAATCTCCGCACGAGCTCGAGGGCCCCCGCGACATTCATCCCCGACGACAGCGCCCGCCGCGAGGCCGCCTCGATCGTTGGGCCGTCCGCCGTGGGATCCGAAAAGGGAACGCCCACCTCGAGGATGTCGGCCCCGGCGTCCGCGGCCGCCCGGAGGTATCGGAGGGACGCCGGCGGCGTCGGGTCCCCCGCGGTCAGGTAGACCACGAGTCCCCTCTCCCCGGAGGCGCGGAGGCGTCGGAAGGCGGCGTCAATCCGCGTCACGGCCGCCCTCCCGCATCTCCATCAGGATCCCCATGTCCTTGTCGCCCCGCCCGGAGAGGTTCACCAGGACGGTCCCGGACGACCGCATCGTTTTCGCCAGGCGGTACGCGAACGCGACGGCATGGGACGACTCGAGCGCCGGCTGGATCCCCTCGTACAGGGAGAGCAGGGAGAAGCCCGCGAGCGCCTGCGCGTCCGTCACGGAGACGTACTCCGCCCGGCCGGTCTGCTTCAGCCACGCGTGCTCCGGTCCCACCCCGGGGTAGTCCAGCCCCGCGGAGATCGAGTGGGCTTCGAGGATCTGTCCGTTCGCGTCCTGCAGGAGGAACGATTTGCTCCCGTGGAGCACCCCGACCTTCCCGCGGGAGAGAGTGGCCCCGTGTTTTCCGGAAGAGAGACCGAGACCCCCCGCCTCCACCCCGTAGAGCCGCACCCGGGGATACCGGAGGAAGGCGGTGAAGATCCCCATCGCGTTGCTCCCCCCCCCAACGCACGCCACGACGGCGGTGGGCAGTTTCCCTTCCGCCTTCCGGAACTGGGGCAGCGCTTCCCGCCCGATCACCGACTGGAAGTCCCGGACCATCTCCGGGTACGGATGCGGCCCCGCCGTGGAACCGATCAGGTAGTAGGTGGTCCGGACGTTCGTCACCCAGTCGCGAAGCGCCTCGTTCATCGCGTCCTTGAGCGTCCGGCTCCCCGAGGTCACCGGGTTGACGTGGGCTCCGAGCAAGCGCATTCGGAAGACGTTATGGGACTGCCGCCGGACGTCCTCTTCCCCCATGTAGATCTCGCACGGGATCCCCATCCTGGCGCAGACGGTCGCCGTCGCGACGCCGTGCTGGCCCGCGCCCGTTTCGGCGATGATCCGCCGCTTCCCCATCCTGCGCGCCAGCAGCCCCTGCCCGAGCGTGTTGTTGATCTTGTGCGATCCGGTGTGGGCGAGGTCCTCCCGCTTGATGTAGATGCGGGCGCCCCCCGCCTTTTCCGTCAGCCTCTCCGCGAAGTACAGCGGGGTCGGCCGGCCGGCGTAATTCTTAAGGAGGCCGTCGAGCTCCCGATGGAAGGAGCGGTCGCGCCACGCCGCACGGTACGCCTTTTCCAGTTCGATCAGGGCGGACATCAGCGTCTCGGCGACGTACCTTCCCCCGAAGGGACCGAAGTGACCCGCCGGATCCGGCATCCTTTTCCCCTTACGTTTCAACAATGCGGAATCCTTCTTTCGCGCGTTCGATGAACATTTTCACCTTCCCGGGGTCTTTCCTGCCCGGGGACGACTCCACGCCGGAGGCGACATCGACTCCGAACGGGCGCGCCGCGAGGATGGCGCGCTCGACGTTTTCCGGTGTGAGCCCGCCCGCAAGGAGCCACGGCTTCCGCGCGCCTCCCTGACCCCGCACACCCGCGACCCCCGGGAACCGCTCCCCGAGCTCCCCCCACGCCAGCTCCCGACCCGTCCCGCCGTAGGCGCCCTTGCCGCCGGCGTCGAACAGGAACGCCTCGCACGGATACGCGAGGAGCGCCGGAAGATCCGGGATGCGATCCGCGTGGACCGCCTTCATTCGCCAGAACGGGATGCGGGAGGCGTCCCCGGGAGGCTCGTCCCCGTGAAGCTGAACCCGGCGGATCCCGAGCCGCTCGCACAGGGCCACGATCGTCCCCGGGGCCTCGTTCACGAACACCCCGACGACCACCGCCCGATCCGCCACCGCCCCCACGATCTCCCGGGCGATGTCCGTAGGGACGAACCGCGGCGAGCCCGGGAAAAAGTTGATCCCGATCGCCTCCGCCCCGCACGCGACGGCGTGCGCGGCGTCCTCCGGACGGGTCACCCCGCAGATCTTGATGCGGAACATCCCGATGACACTAGCCCTCGACCTTGGGGAGGCGGTGAAGCGCCTCGGCGACCTTCTCCTCCGGATAGTCGAAATCCTTCAGGCGCCCGTTGAGGTAGTCGTCATAGGCGGTCAGGTCGAAGAACCCGTGTCCGCTCAGGTTGAAGAGGATGGTCTTTTGCTTCCCCTCCTCGTCCGCGCGCTTCGCCTCGAGGATCGCCGAGTGGATCGCGTGGGACGACTCGGGCGCCGGCAGGATCCCCTCCGTTCGCGCGAAGATCATCGCGCTCTGGAAGACGGCGATCTGACCGTACGCCTGGGCCTCGATCAGCCCCTCGTGGTGAAGCTGGCTGACGAGCGCCGAGTCCCCGTGGTATCGGAGCCCCCCAGCGTGGATCCCGGCGGGCACGAAATCGTGTCCGAGGGTGTACATCTTGATCATCGGCGTGAGCTTCGCCGTGTCCCCGAAATCGTAGGCGTAGATCCCCTTCGTGAGCGTCGGGCAGGAGGACGGCTCGACGGCGACGATCCGCGGATTTTTTTTCCCCGCGATCTTGTCCCGCAGGAAGGGGAAGCCGATCCCGGCAAGGTTGCTCCCACCGCCGCAGCACGCGATGACGACGTCGGGGTAATCCCCCGCCAGTTTCATCTGCTCCTTCGCCTCGAGGCCGATGACCGTCTGGTGGAGACAGACGTGGTTCAGGACCGATCCGAGGGCGTAGCTTGTGTCCTCGCGCGTCGCGGCGTCCTCGACCGCCTCGCTGATCGCCATGCCGAGGGATCCGGGGGAGTCGGGATCCGCGGCAAGGATGGCGCGTCCCGAGTTGGTGTCCCGGCTGGGGGACGGCACGACCTTCGCCCCCCACGTTTCCATGAGCATGCGGCGATACGGCTTCTGGTTGTAGCTGACCTTCACCATGTACACCTTCACCTCGAGGCCGAAGAACGAACCGGCGAGGGCCATGGCGGAACCCCACTGCCCCGCTCCCGTCTCCGTCGCGATCCTCTTTCGTCCCGCCATCTTGTTGTAATACGCCTGGGGGATGGAGGTGTTCGGCTTGTGGCTCCCGGCGGGACTGACGCCCTCGTACTTGTAGTAGATCTTCGACTTCGTCCCCAGCGCCTCCTCGAGGCGAAGGGCGCGGAACATCGGGGTCGGCCGCCAGAGGGTGTAGATGTCCCGGACCGCTTCCGGGATCGGGATCTCCCGCTGCGACGACACTTCCTGCTCGATCAGGGGCATGGGGAAGAGCGGGGCGAGATCGTCGGGGCTCACCGGCTTGCCGGTGCCGGGGTGGAGCACCGCCGCCGGTCGGTTCGGCATGTCCGCCATGATGTTGTACCAGGTCTTCGGTATCTCCGAGTCCTTGAGGAGAAACTTCACTTTCATCGCGTTGGCTCCTTTTCGCCTTGATCGGTCATGGGATGCCCGATCATTTTCCCACATACCCGCGGATCGTGTCAGCGGGGTCTTTGCTTCCGGCCAGGGACTCGCCGATCAGGAAGAGGCGGGCGCCGGCCCTGTGGAATCCCCGAACCTGGTCCGCCGTCCTGATGCCGCTTTCCACGACCGGGACCACCCCGGCCGGAAGAAGGGAGAGCAGCCGCGCGCCCGTGGACAGGTCCACGGTCAAGGTATCCAGGTTCCGGTTGTTGATCCCGATCAGCCGCGCGCCCGAACGGGCGGCGATCGCGATCTCCGCCGCGTCGCGCGCTTCCACCAGCGGTTCGAGCCGGTGCGCGAAGGCCAGCTTCGCCATCTCCCCCGTCTTCTCCCCGAGGACGGAGACCATGAGCAGGACGAGGTCGGCGCCGTGCGCCCGGGACTCCGCCAGCATGTATTCGTCCAGTACGAAATCCTTCCTCAGGAGCGTCGCCTCCGGAAACGCGTCACGGACATCCGAGAGGTCCGTGAGCGACCCCCCGAAGCTGCGGCCCTCGGTCAGCACGGAGACCGCCCACGCGCCCCCCGCGAGATAGGCGCCGGCGGTGGCGACGGCGTCGAGATCGCGTCGGATCCATCCCCGCGAAGGCGATGCGCGCTTGATCTCGGCGATGATGCCCGGACCTTCCGGGATCGTCCGGAGGAGATCCTTTGCCGGCCCGCGGTTCGAAGCGGTCCGAAGAAGATCCCCGATCGGAACGAGCGCCTTCCGTACGGAAAGTTCCTCGCGGACGCCCGACAGGATGCGATCGAGGTGGGTCAGCGCGCCTCCCTCTTTCCGAGAATGGCGAGGAATGCCCGGAGCCGTTCCATCGCCGCGCCCGAATCGATCGAACGGGTCGCCTCGCGCACCCCGTCCCGCAGGTCCTCCGCGGCGCCGCCGGCGACCGCGGCGAAGGCGGCGTTCACGAGCACGGCCTGGCGCGCCGGACCCGGATCGCCCGAGAGGACCCCCGTGAGGATCTTCGCATTCGCGGCGGCATCCCCACCGCGAAGGGCGCTCAGGGGGACATATTCGAAACCGAACGGGCGCGGGTCGAAGAGGAATCGCTTCACCTTCCCCTCCCGCACCTCCCAGACGATCGTCGGGGCGGCGAGGGAGACCTCGTCCAGTCCGTCGGTCCCGTGAACCACGAACGCGTGCAGATGGCCGGATTCCGCGAGAACCCTGGCGTACGTGTCCCCGAGCTCCTCGCTGAACACGCCGACGACCTGGCGCCGCACGCCGGCGGGATTGCTGATCGGTCCGAGGATGTTGAAGATCGTCCGGATGGCGATCTCCCGTCGCGGGCCGATGGCGTATTTCATCGCGGCGTGGAATCTTGGGGCGAACATGAAGGTGATCCCGGCCTCGTCGAGTGCTCGCTGCACCCTCGCGGGGTCCGCGTTCAGATCCATGCCGAGCGCTTCCAGCACGTCCGCGCTTCCGGACCGGCTGGTCACGGACCGGTTCCCGTGCTTGGCCACGGCGATGCCGGCCCCCGCGGCGACGAACGCCACGGTGGTGGAAATGTTGAACGTACCCGCCCGGTCCCCGCCCGTTCCGCACGTGTCGAGGACCTCTTTCCCCGCCGGAGGGACGATGCGGATCGCCTTCTGCCGCATCACCTCGGCGGCCGCGGCGATCTCCGTGATCGTCTCCCCCTTCATGGAGAGACAGGAGAGGAACGAGGCGATCTGGGCGGGGGAAGCCTCTCCCCCCATGATCATCCGCATCGCGTCCCGCATCCCGTCGGCCGACAGGTTCTTGCGCCCCGACACGGCGGCGATCGCCTCCCGGATGTTCCCGAACTCTCGCAGGACCGGCTGGGACGGGTCGATCAGGGAAAGGAAATTTTCGAGGAGCCGCATTCCCGACTGGGTCAGGATCGACTCCGGGTGGAACTGCACGCCGAAGACCGGTTTTTCGAGGTGGCGCACCCCCATCACCTCGCCGTCCTCGGCCTCGGCGCAAACCTCCAGTTCCTTCGGTAGGGTCCCGCGCTCCACGGCGAGGGAATGGTACCGCGTAGCGGTCATCGGGTTCTCGATCATCGAGAAGATCCCCTTGCCGTTGTGCCGAATGCGGGAGGTCTTCCCGTGCATGAGCGCCTGGGCGTGGACGATCCGTCCCCCGAACGCCTGCCCGATGCACTGGTGCCCAAGGCAGACGCCGAGGATGGGGATCCGGTCCTGGAACGCCCGGATCGCGTCGAGAGAGATCCCTGCCTCGTCCGGCCCGCCCGGCCCCGGCGAGATCACCAGCCCGGCGGGGTTCCGGAGCGACAGCTCCTCCACCGTGATCGCGTCGTTGCGGAACACCGACACCTCGGCGCCGAGTTCGCAAAAATATTGCACGAGGTTCCATGTGAACGAATCGTAATTGTCGATGACGGCGATCATGGCGCCTCCAGCGTTTCCGGCGACACGCCGACCGCGCGGAAGAGGATCCTCGCCTTGTTCAGGATCTCGTCCCACTCCCGCGCCGGGTCCGAATCCGCCACGATCCCCGCCCCGGCCTGGATCATCGCCTCCCCCCCCGACATCACGATGGTCCGAATGGCGATGCAGAAATCCATGCTGCCCTGCAGGTCGAAATACCCCACCGCCCCCGCGTAGATCCCGCGGCGGAACGGTTCGAGTTCGGAGATGATCTGCATCGCCCGGACCTTCGGGGCGCCCGAGACCGTCCCCGCGGGAAACGCCGCGCGGAGCACGTCGAACGCGGTGAGCCCCTCGCGAAGCTTCCCGACCACGTTCGACACGATGTGCATGACGTGCGAGTACCGCTCGATCCCCATCAGTTCGTCGGCTTTCACGGATCCCCACGCGGCGACCCGGCCCACGTCGTTGCGGCCAAGGTCAACAAGCATCACGTGCTCCGCGAGCTCCTTCGGATCCGACAGCAGCTCCGCCTCGAGCCGGCGGTCTTCCGAGGGGGTGGCGCCCCGGGGACGCGTCCCGGCGATCGGCCGGAGCTGGATCTCGTCCCCCTCGAGCCGAACGAGGATCTCCGGCGAGGAACCGACGACCGACAGGTCCCCCATTCTCAAAAGGTACATGTAGGGGGAAGGATTGAGGGCGCGAAGGACGCGGTACACCTCGGCGGGAGTCCGTCTCGTGCGGACGGTCGCCCGGTTGGAGAGAACCGCCTGGATGATGTCCCCGTTCCGGATGTGCTCCTTGGCCTTGCGGACGGCGTCGAGGAACGCCCCGCGGGGCATTTCGAACGCGGGGGGATCCCCACCGTCGTCTCCGTCCGGGACTTCGGATCCTTCCAGCGGCACGCGGAGGATTCCCCGAACTTCCTCGATCGCCTCGAGCGCCCGCGCGTAGACGGCGTCCGGGTCCTCCCCCGCGTGAACCGAACCGTGAGCGACGATGAGGATCGTGTGCCGGACGTTGTCGAAGATCAGGAGCCGGGAAGGAAAGAGGAACATCGCGTCGGGGGCGTCGGTCAACGGTCTGTCCCCCCCGACCTTTTCGAGGTACCGGACGTAGTCGTATCCTATGTAACCGACCGCTCCCCCCGAAAGCCTCGGGAGTCCCGGCGCCGGACGGTAGCGGATCTCCTTCAGGATCGCCGCGAGCGCGTCGAGCGGATCCCCGGCGACGGGAACGTTCCGCGTCTCTCCTCCCTGCCGGACCGTGATCCCCTTCGCGTCGGCGCGAAACCGGAGATGCGGGTCGAAACCGATGAAGGAGTACCGGGCCCACTTCTCCCCCCCCTCGACGCTCTCCAGCAAAAAATGGTCGGTCGGGAAACGGGCCGAAATCTTCAGGTAGGCGGAGACCGGGGTCTCGAGGTCGGCGTAAAATTCACGGAAGACGGGGATCAGCGTTCCTTCCTCCGCCTGCCGGAGAAACTGTTCCTTGTCGGGGACGATCACGGCGTCACCTTATCCCTTCAGCAGGATAACGTCGATCTTCATCTCGGTGCCTATCGCTTTCATCGCCTTCATGGCCTCGTCGCGGGATCCGAACGGCCCCACGCGGACGCGGTACACCTCCCCTTGCTTCCGGGTCGTCGCGTGGAACACCTTCGTCTTGTATCCGCTCCGGTCGAGGCGCCTCCGCAAGGCGTCGGCGGTTGCGCGGGTTTTCATCGCCCCCGCCTGCAGCATGAACTTCGCTTTCCCGGAAGGGGCGGCAACCGGGGGCTTCTCCTTTTTCTTCCCCATCGGTTCCGGGGAGGGATCCTTCCGGGAGAGCGACTCGGGGAACGTGGCCTCGGACTCCGTCTTCTTCAGATCGTCCCCGGCGGTCGGCGGCATCGCCGCGGGAGGAGCCACCGCCGGGATCTTCACCGCTTCCTCCGAAAACGCCGACATGTCCTTCCGGATCTCCGCGGAGGTGGAGATCCGCGCGCCGTTCTTTCCCGCGGGCCCCCGGGGTGCGACTTTCCCCGCCGACTCCTTCCCCGCGCCCTTCTCGACGTATCTCCCCAGCTGGAAGCCGAGAAAAAAGGCGACCGCGATCACGACGAGGATGCCCACGACGAAGAAGGCGAAGGAGTGCCGATCCGGATCCGAGCGTCGAAACCCGAGCTTGTGGCGGAGCGATCTCACATCCGGTCCGGTGCCGTCACGCCGATCAACGAAAGCCCGGACGCTACAACCGTCTTCACGCCAAGGGCGAGCGCGAGCCGCGCCTGCGTCCGCTCGGGAGACTCCCCGAGGAACCGATGCTGATGGTAGAAGGCGTGAAATAGATCCGAAACCTCGATGAGATAAAAGGGGATCCGGTGGGGCTCAAGCGCCTTCGCGCACTCCGAGACGACGTCGGGAAACCGGGCGACCGCCTTCATCAGCCGCACCTCCTCGGGGAAGGTGAGGATGGAAAGGGGCGGGTGTCCGATGAGCACCTTCCCCTGGGCTTCCGCCTCGCGGAAAATGGAGCAGATCCGGGCGTGAACGTACTGGATGTAATAGACCGGGTTGTTCCGCGACTGGGTCTTCGCCAGGGTGAGGTCGAAGTCCAGGTGGGTGTGGAAACTGCGCAGCAGGTAGAAAAATCGGGCGGCGTCGACCCCCACCTCGTCGAGGACCTCGCGCAGCGTCGTGAATTCCCCCGATCGGGTCGACATCTGGACCGCCTTCCCTTCCCGGATCAGGGTCACGAACTGGACGAGAAGCACCTCCAGGCGGTTCTCGTCTTCCCCGAGCCCCCGAAGCGCCGCGCGCAGCCTCGCCACGTACCCGTGATGGTCGGCCCCCCAGATGTCGATCATTCTGGAGAATCCTTCCCGCAGCTTGTACCGATGATACGCGACGTCCGCCGCGAAATAGGTGGTTCGCCCGTCCGCGCGAACGAGGACGCGGTCCTTTTCGTCCCCCAGCGCCTGGCTGCGGAAGTAGGTCGCCCCGTCGGCTTCGTAGAGTTGTCCGCGTTCCCGGAGATCCGCGAGGGCGGCCGCGACCAGTCCACGGTCATGAAGCTCCCGTTCCGCGAACCACCGGTCGTACGTCACCCGGAACGACGCGAGGTCGTCGCGGATTCCGCGAAGGATCCGATCTCCCGCCTCCTTCCGGAAGACGGGAAGCGCCTCCTCCTCCGGCGAGTCGACGTACCGGTCACCCACCTCCGTGCGGAAATCCCGCGCGAGCTCGATCATGTACTCTCCGCGATACCCGTCCTCGGGGAGCTCGCAGGGATGTCCGCACAGGACACGGTACCTGGCGAAGAGCGAGCGCCCGAGGTTGTCCATCTGGTTGCCGACGTCGTTGATGTAATACTCGCGGACGACCTTGTGGCCGGTGAACTCGAGGATCCGGGCGAGGGCGTCCCCGACGG
This genomic window from Deltaproteobacteria bacterium contains:
- a CDS encoding phosphoribosylanthranilate isomerase codes for the protein MFRIKICGVTRPEDAAHAVACGAEAIGINFFPGSPRFVPTDIAREIVGAVADRAVVVGVFVNEAPGTIVALCERLGIRRVQLHGDEPPGDASRIPFWRMKAVHADRIPDLPALLAYPCEAFLFDAGGKGAYGGTGRELAWGELGERFPGVAGVRGQGGARKPWLLAGGLTPENVERAILAARPFGVDVASGVESSPGRKDPGKVKMFIERAKEGFRIVET
- the trpB gene encoding tryptophan synthase subunit beta, with protein sequence MPDPAGHFGPFGGRYVAETLMSALIELEKAYRAAWRDRSFHRELDGLLKNYAGRPTPLYFAERLTEKAGGARIYIKREDLAHTGSHKINNTLGQGLLARRMGKRRIIAETGAGQHGVATATVCARMGIPCEIYMGEEDVRRQSHNVFRMRLLGAHVNPVTSGSRTLKDAMNEALRDWVTNVRTTYYLIGSTAGPHPYPEMVRDFQSVIGREALPQFRKAEGKLPTAVVACVGGGSNAMGIFTAFLRYPRVRLYGVEAGGLGLSSGKHGATLSRGKVGVLHGSKSFLLQDANGQILEAHSISAGLDYPGVGPEHAWLKQTGRAEYVSVTDAQALAGFSLLSLYEGIQPALESSHAVAFAYRLAKTMRSSGTVLVNLSGRGDKDMGILMEMREGGRDAD
- a CDS encoding TrpB-like pyridoxal phosphate-dependent enzyme, with protein sequence MKVKFLLKDSEIPKTWYNIMADMPNRPAAVLHPGTGKPVSPDDLAPLFPMPLIEQEVSSQREIPIPEAVRDIYTLWRPTPMFRALRLEEALGTKSKIYYKYEGVSPAGSHKPNTSIPQAYYNKMAGRKRIATETGAGQWGSAMALAGSFFGLEVKVYMVKVSYNQKPYRRMLMETWGAKVVPSPSRDTNSGRAILAADPDSPGSLGMAISEAVEDAATREDTSYALGSVLNHVCLHQTVIGLEAKEQMKLAGDYPDVVIACCGGGSNLAGIGFPFLRDKIAGKKNPRIVAVEPSSCPTLTKGIYAYDFGDTAKLTPMIKMYTLGHDFVPAGIHAGGLRYHGDSALVSQLHHEGLIEAQAYGQIAVFQSAMIFARTEGILPAPESSHAIHSAILEAKRADEEGKQKTILFNLSGHGFFDLTAYDDYLNGRLKDFDYPEEKVAEALHRLPKVEG
- a CDS encoding bifunctional anthranilate synthase component II/anthranilate phosphoribosyltransferase: MIAVIDNYDSFTWNLVQYFCELGAEVSVFRNDAITVEELSLRNPAGLVISPGPGGPDEAGISLDAIRAFQDRIPILGVCLGHQCIGQAFGGRIVHAQALMHGKTSRIRHNGKGIFSMIENPMTATRYHSLAVERGTLPKELEVCAEAEDGEVMGVRHLEKPVFGVQFHPESILTQSGMRLLENFLSLIDPSQPVLREFGNIREAIAAVSGRKNLSADGMRDAMRMIMGGEASPAQIASFLSCLSMKGETITEIAAAAEVMRQKAIRIVPPAGKEVLDTCGTGGDRAGTFNISTTVAFVAAGAGIAVAKHGNRSVTSRSGSADVLEALGMDLNADPARVQRALDEAGITFMFAPRFHAAMKYAIGPRREIAIRTIFNILGPISNPAGVRRQVVGVFSEELGDTYARVLAESGHLHAFVVHGTDGLDEVSLAAPTIVWEVREGKVKRFLFDPRPFGFEYVPLSALRGGDAAANAKILTGVLSGDPGPARQAVLVNAAFAAVAGGAAEDLRDGVREATRSIDSGAAMERLRAFLAILGKREAR
- a CDS encoding indole-3-glycerol phosphate synthase TrpC, with product MPRHSRKEGGALTHLDRILSGVREELSVRKALVPIGDLLRTASNRGPAKDLLRTIPEGPGIIAEIKRASPSRGWIRRDLDAVATAGAYLAGGAWAVSVLTEGRSFGGSLTDLSDVRDAFPEATLLRKDFVLDEYMLAESRAHGADLVLLMVSVLGEKTGEMAKLAFAHRLEPLVEARDAAEIAIAARSGARLIGINNRNLDTLTVDLSTGARLLSLLPAGVVPVVESGIRTADQVRGFHRAGARLFLIGESLAGSKDPADTIRGYVGK
- the trpE gene encoding anthranilate synthase component I translates to MIVPDKEQFLRQAEEGTLIPVFREFYADLETPVSAYLKISARFPTDHFLLESVEGGEKWARYSFIGFDPHLRFRADAKGITVRQGGETRNVPVAGDPLDALAAILKEIRYRPAPGLPRLSGGAVGYIGYDYVRYLEKVGGDRPLTDAPDAMFLFPSRLLIFDNVRHTILIVAHGSVHAGEDPDAVYARALEAIEEVRGILRVPLEGSEVPDGDDGGDPPAFEMPRGAFLDAVRKAKEHIRNGDIIQAVLSNRATVRTRRTPAEVYRVLRALNPSPYMYLLRMGDLSVVGSSPEILVRLEGDEIQLRPIAGTRPRGATPSEDRRLEAELLSDPKELAEHVMLVDLGRNDVGRVAAWGSVKADELMGIERYSHVMHIVSNVVGKLREGLTAFDVLRAAFPAGTVSGAPKVRAMQIISELEPFRRGIYAGAVGYFDLQGSMDFCIAIRTIVMSGGEAMIQAGAGIVADSDPAREWDEILNKARILFRAVGVSPETLEAP
- the accD gene encoding acetyl-CoA carboxylase, carboxyltransferase subunit beta codes for the protein MAIRLFRKKDEGDRKIKIPEGMWIKCDACLEIIYKPEVERNLNVCPKCVYHFRIPARERIRAVIDEGTFVEFGEEMESVDVLNFTDTKKYVDRLKEAKKKTGRKEAVITGTGKIQGVEVALAVLDFEFQGGSMGSVVGEKIAITAEVALESRLPLIIFSASGGARMQEGTLSLMQMAKTSAALARLSDACLPFISVLTDPTTGGVAASFAMLGDVIISEPGALVGFAGPRVIEQTIQQKLPAGFQRAEFLLEHGMLDMIVERSRLKATLSTILRYLSGSGDR
- the trpA gene encoding tryptophan synthase subunit alpha, which produces MTRIDAAFRRLRASGERGLVVYLTAGDPTPPASLRYLRAAADAGADILEVGVPFSDPTADGPTIEAASRRALSSGMNVAGALELVRRFRGTHATPVVLFGYYNPFHRYGWSSLCEDAREAGVDGFLVVDLPFEERGEALPAIRKAGLDWIPLAAPTSGMARVRAVDREGSGFLYLISVTGVTGVRKTLPPSVAAWTRKVAKTTRLPVAVGFGISSPAMAAAATRHADAAVVGSACVKIVERNGRGPRGPAELSRFVRSLKKALR
- the argS gene encoding arginine--tRNA ligase, which gives rise to MDARRIVESLVFSAVRKKIAEWGEDAEVSVSLEIPRQESHGDFSTNAAMQLAGRLGRKPRAVAEEIVSALREEDRRGRFASLSIAGPGFINIVLSEEFWRAVLTVALEKGPRFGASQAGKGKTVHIEFVSANPTGPLHVGHGRGAAVGDALARILEFTGHKVVREYYINDVGNQMDNLGRSLFARYRVLCGHPCELPEDGYRGEYMIELARDFRTEVGDRYVDSPEEEALPVFRKEAGDRILRGIRDDLASFRVTYDRWFAERELHDRGLVAAALADLRERGQLYEADGATYFRSQALGDEKDRVLVRADGRTTYFAADVAYHRYKLREGFSRMIDIWGADHHGYVARLRAALRGLGEDENRLEVLLVQFVTLIREGKAVQMSTRSGEFTTLREVLDEVGVDAARFFYLLRSFHTHLDFDLTLAKTQSRNNPVYYIQYVHARICSIFREAEAQGKVLIGHPPLSILTFPEEVRLMKAVARFPDVVSECAKALEPHRIPFYLIEVSDLFHAFYHQHRFLGESPERTQARLALALGVKTVVASGLSLIGVTAPDRM
- a CDS encoding SPOR domain-containing protein encodes the protein MRSLRHKLGFRRSDPDRHSFAFFVVGILVVIAVAFFLGFQLGRYVEKGAGKESAGKVAPRGPAGKNGARISTSAEIRKDMSAFSEEAVKIPAVAPPAAMPPTAGDDLKKTESEATFPESLSRKDPSPEPMGKKKEKPPVAAPSGKAKFMLQAGAMKTRATADALRRRLDRSGYKTKVFHATTRKQGEVYRVRVGPFGSRDEAMKAMKAIGTEMKIDVILLKG